A stretch of Myxococcus hansupus DNA encodes these proteins:
- a CDS encoding RNA polymerase sigma factor: protein MQGLRMTTLRLSKEADEPAEATAPGGEEALLSRRALAGDRAAWDALVARHHRRVVVSLLARGVRVDRAQELAQETWARLIQQQQRGLLTELRLPNLALTQAAFLAADDARRTRRESISGAVDELPERHHPVDPSVSAERRLLSEEQLSRAHAALAQVSPSARNVFLLACDGQELPHAEVASRVGLSVQRVRQILCEVRKKLRTALEEETHA from the coding sequence GTGCAGGGCCTGCGGATGACGACGCTGCGACTGTCCAAGGAAGCCGATGAACCCGCTGAAGCGACCGCCCCAGGAGGCGAAGAAGCCCTCCTGTCGCGGCGCGCGCTGGCGGGTGACCGGGCGGCCTGGGACGCGCTGGTGGCGCGCCATCACCGGCGGGTCGTGGTCTCGCTGCTCGCCCGCGGCGTCCGGGTGGACCGGGCGCAGGAGCTGGCGCAGGAGACCTGGGCACGGCTCATCCAGCAGCAGCAGCGCGGACTGCTGACGGAGCTGCGCCTGCCCAACCTCGCCCTCACCCAGGCGGCCTTCCTGGCCGCGGACGACGCACGGCGGACCCGCCGCGAGTCCATCTCCGGCGCGGTGGACGAGCTGCCCGAGCGGCACCACCCGGTGGACCCCTCCGTCTCCGCGGAGCGGCGCCTGCTCTCCGAGGAACAGCTTTCAAGGGCCCACGCCGCGCTGGCGCAGGTGTCCCCCAGCGCGCGAAACGTCTTCCTCCTGGCCTGTGACGGGCAGGAGCTTCCCCATGCTGAAGTCGCCTCACGCGTTGGCCTGTCGGTCCAGCGCGTGCGGCAGATCCTGTGCGAGGTCCGCAAGAAGCTGCGCACCGCGCTCGAGGAGGAAACCCATGCTTAA
- a CDS encoding zf-HC2 domain-containing protein, whose amino-acid sequence MLKPHLTRDAAEQYILGALAPEKAASLEAHTLECEPCARLLQEEALLSEQLQEVASTFPREAPVIRPARWDTRRVAVGAALATAASLALVLLSGDQRSTSLGALAPEAPPSLAGLEAEAREPQAIVVACPDLATQASCTQSAEERGLLVQYPWGTGEVPRYEARTGLPKDALSARRPVSL is encoded by the coding sequence ATGCTTAAGCCCCATCTCACCCGCGACGCCGCGGAGCAGTACATCCTGGGGGCGCTGGCACCCGAGAAGGCCGCGAGCCTCGAGGCGCACACGCTGGAATGCGAGCCCTGCGCGCGGCTGCTCCAGGAAGAAGCCCTGCTGTCGGAGCAGCTTCAAGAAGTGGCCAGCACCTTCCCGCGGGAGGCGCCGGTCATCCGCCCCGCCCGCTGGGACACGCGGCGCGTGGCGGTGGGCGCGGCCCTGGCCACCGCCGCCTCGCTGGCCCTGGTGCTGCTGTCGGGTGACCAGCGGTCCACGTCGCTTGGCGCCCTCGCGCCGGAAGCCCCTCCGTCCCTGGCGGGATTGGAGGCGGAGGCCCGGGAGCCGCAGGCCATCGTCGTGGCCTGCCCGGACCTGGCCACGCAGGCGTCATGCACTCAATCGGCCGAGGAGCGAGGGCTCCTCGTCCAGTATCCATGGGGCACGGGTGAAGTTCCGCGTTACGAAGCCCGCACGGGCCTCCCCAAGGACGCGCTGAGCGCGCGCCGCCCCGTGTCGCTGTGA
- a CDS encoding RNA polymerase sigma factor, translating to MYEQLTDDELFAEVVRRRATGEPVGGPLGALVQRWARPSRYVISKIQASYGRGSPADADELFQDAVGKFIDRGLDQFRGVSEQMPGRSASPKTFFLRIVKHVAIDFYRKHREELAAPPSDPDDAMEEPPSQVARAVEFGKRREERAEAQELYWAAYARLQQEHPKEASAWDLYHHEDVEDHEECARRLNITVVNSYKRVSRAQAYLKLYLLDLQRESHGEEA from the coding sequence GTGTACGAGCAGCTCACGGATGACGAATTGTTCGCGGAGGTGGTCCGCCGCCGCGCCACTGGCGAGCCCGTTGGAGGGCCGCTTGGGGCGCTGGTGCAGCGGTGGGCCCGTCCGTCCCGGTACGTCATCAGCAAGATTCAGGCGAGCTACGGCCGTGGGTCCCCAGCGGACGCGGACGAGCTCTTCCAGGACGCGGTCGGGAAGTTCATCGACCGGGGTCTGGACCAGTTCCGCGGCGTGTCGGAGCAGATGCCGGGGCGGAGCGCGTCTCCCAAGACGTTCTTCCTGCGCATCGTCAAGCACGTGGCCATCGACTTCTACCGGAAGCACCGCGAGGAGCTCGCGGCGCCCCCGTCGGATCCCGATGACGCCATGGAGGAGCCACCCTCCCAGGTGGCTCGCGCCGTCGAGTTCGGGAAGCGGCGTGAAGAGCGCGCCGAAGCCCAGGAACTGTATTGGGCGGCCTATGCCCGCCTCCAGCAGGAGCACCCGAAGGAAGCCTCGGCTTGGGACCTGTACCACCACGAAGACGTCGAGGATCACGAAGAATGTGCCCGGCGCCTGAACATCACCGTGGTGAACAGCTACAAGCGCGTCAGCCGTGCGCAGGCCTACCTCAAGCTCTACCTGCTGGATCTTCAGCGCGAGTCGCATGGGGAGGAAGCGTGA
- a CDS encoding metallophosphoesterase codes for MSRRTIVIGDLHGCHDEAVELLDKVGATSSDRIIFAGDLVDRGPKRRECVELAMRHEAILGNHEETHLQQRHRADERMLPDHLETRRVLEPEHYAWMAGLPHYLRLPEHNAVVVHAGMLPNVPVEKQDPYHLLHAQCIRPPATKSYWPSKAPEGWTFWTHHWKGPERVIFGHTVFDAPLVTEYAVGIDTGCVYGHSLTAVVLPTWEFVSVPARSAYRGGKSVARIPVHGDVSVFS; via the coding sequence ATGTCCCGCCGCACCATCGTCATTGGAGACCTGCACGGCTGCCACGATGAAGCCGTGGAGCTGCTCGACAAGGTGGGAGCGACCTCCAGCGACCGGATCATCTTCGCGGGTGACCTGGTGGACCGCGGCCCCAAGCGGCGCGAGTGCGTGGAGCTGGCCATGCGGCACGAGGCCATCCTCGGCAACCACGAGGAGACGCACCTCCAGCAGCGCCACCGCGCGGACGAGCGGATGCTCCCCGACCACCTCGAAACGCGCCGGGTGCTCGAACCCGAGCACTACGCGTGGATGGCCGGGCTGCCCCACTACCTGCGGCTGCCAGAGCACAACGCCGTCGTCGTGCACGCGGGCATGCTGCCCAACGTTCCCGTCGAGAAACAGGACCCGTACCACCTGCTCCATGCCCAGTGCATCCGGCCCCCGGCGACCAAGAGCTACTGGCCGTCCAAGGCACCCGAGGGCTGGACCTTCTGGACACACCACTGGAAGGGCCCGGAGCGGGTCATCTTCGGCCACACCGTCTTCGATGCGCCGCTCGTCACCGAGTACGCGGTGGGCATCGACACCGGCTGCGTGTACGGCCACTCCCTGACCGCCGTCGTACTCCCCACCTGGGAGTTCGTCTCGGTGCCAGCACGGAGTGCGTACCGGGGTGGCAAGAGCGTGGCCCGGATTCCGGTCCACGGCGACGTGTCCGTCTTCTCGTAA
- a CDS encoding vWA domain-containing protein translates to MTTQTQNPNARLPEAQRGPAERLLDLVLGGSAHLWHNRPGLDMNGTWHAAAHATPFQRERGRPVKPGLFVPAAVKLYGQLLAIYKLNAELMAHFASYALTQTDWRDLKVATCALMLVQEHAGQPVRDDQGGVAFHDDDWRAIGEAMVLHYERKSTRMLTPKAVLRVAELLEHPDIARLNREAGFGDPASRKAPLGRWKRVASKWLAAREANLPMLQGLVKAGYKETLKKLARKAGYKPRTQGFFEVLGWKQKQSAQGHREVGLNGLTLVKRERFDGLSEADICEWISLERLSYKEVVGRLPKNVGLTPAIMAALLPSLSDRDLRLMTPTLEELGLLTDADIRARWEKAVQTSTDQRALNIAKNVRSEALRRKLEEASDNAARQAVAEATAETDVRVMFLIDKSGSMEGAIESSKEALSRILAGFPMDKLHIAAFDTLGTVLRPKAASRLAVQHMLAGLKASGGTAHTAGVYALHRAGFRVPEDAKLVVIVVGDEAGEAGDQFARAFRDLRIPVSAMAMLVSVAHVRGSTVRTCAAQLQVPFSEVNVEQFDDPYQVPRVLKALMDAPTLPGAHQSGWVERVMRTPLLKVA, encoded by the coding sequence ATGACGACCCAGACGCAGAACCCGAACGCGCGGCTGCCCGAGGCGCAGCGCGGTCCTGCCGAGCGACTGCTGGACCTGGTGCTCGGCGGCTCCGCCCACCTCTGGCACAACCGGCCCGGCCTGGACATGAATGGCACCTGGCACGCGGCGGCGCACGCCACGCCGTTCCAGCGCGAGCGTGGGCGTCCGGTGAAGCCGGGCCTCTTCGTTCCCGCCGCCGTGAAGCTCTATGGCCAGTTGCTGGCCATCTACAAGCTCAACGCGGAGCTGATGGCGCACTTCGCGTCCTACGCGCTGACGCAGACGGACTGGCGTGACCTGAAGGTCGCGACGTGCGCGCTCATGCTGGTGCAGGAGCACGCGGGCCAGCCCGTGCGCGACGACCAGGGCGGCGTGGCCTTCCACGACGACGACTGGCGGGCGATTGGCGAGGCGATGGTGCTCCACTACGAGCGCAAGTCGACGCGCATGCTCACGCCCAAGGCGGTGCTGCGCGTGGCGGAGCTGCTGGAGCACCCGGACATCGCTCGGCTCAACCGCGAGGCGGGCTTTGGTGACCCGGCGTCCCGCAAGGCGCCGCTGGGCCGCTGGAAGCGCGTGGCGTCGAAGTGGCTGGCGGCGCGCGAGGCCAACCTGCCCATGCTCCAGGGTCTGGTGAAGGCGGGCTACAAGGAGACGCTGAAGAAGCTGGCGCGCAAGGCAGGCTACAAGCCGCGCACGCAGGGCTTCTTCGAGGTGCTCGGCTGGAAGCAGAAGCAGTCCGCGCAGGGCCACCGCGAGGTGGGTCTGAACGGGCTGACGCTGGTCAAGCGCGAGCGCTTCGACGGCCTGTCGGAGGCGGACATCTGCGAGTGGATCTCCCTGGAGCGTCTCTCCTACAAGGAGGTCGTGGGACGGCTGCCGAAGAACGTGGGTCTCACGCCGGCCATCATGGCGGCGCTGCTGCCTTCGCTGTCGGACCGTGACCTTCGCCTGATGACGCCCACGCTCGAGGAGCTGGGACTCCTGACGGACGCGGACATCCGCGCGCGGTGGGAGAAGGCCGTGCAGACCTCCACGGACCAGCGGGCGCTGAACATCGCGAAGAACGTCCGCAGCGAGGCGCTGCGGCGCAAGCTGGAGGAGGCCAGCGACAACGCGGCACGACAGGCGGTGGCGGAGGCGACTGCGGAGACCGACGTGCGGGTGATGTTCCTCATCGACAAGTCGGGCTCCATGGAGGGGGCCATCGAGAGTTCGAAGGAGGCGCTGTCGCGCATCCTCGCGGGCTTCCCGATGGACAAGCTGCACATCGCCGCGTTCGACACCCTGGGCACGGTGCTCCGTCCGAAGGCCGCCTCCCGTCTCGCCGTCCAGCACATGCTGGCGGGACTGAAGGCGTCCGGTGGAACGGCGCATACGGCCGGCGTGTATGCGCTGCACCGTGCCGGCTTTCGCGTGCCGGAGGACGCGAAGCTGGTGGTCATCGTGGTGGGAGACGAGGCCGGAGAGGCAGGCGACCAGTTCGCCCGGGCATTCCGTGACCTCCGCATCCCAGTGTCCGCCATGGCCATGCTGGTGTCAGTGGCACACGTGCGGGGCTCGACGGTGCGCACCTGCGCCGCGCAGCTCCAAGTGCCTTTCAGCGAGGTGAACGTGGAGCAGTTCGATGACCCGTACCAGGTTCCCCGGGTGCTCAAGGCGCTGATGGATGCGCCGACGCTGCCGGGAGCCCACCAGTCCGGCTGGGTGGAGCGGGTGATGCGTACGCCGCTGCTGAAGGTGGCGTGA
- a CDS encoding Mov34/MPN/PAD-1 family protein, with protein sequence MSPHEVCMLIGHDGEVLWCDESNSPARMPDSRSRWQAIWRLREVLEEVAHSHPDGPLGFSTEDESTMSALTSALGKPLRFSVVAPEGMVSRQGDRDVLVVEEPWWAEALRSASGIRHTPSGLA encoded by the coding sequence ATGTCCCCCCACGAGGTCTGCATGCTCATTGGTCATGACGGCGAGGTGCTGTGGTGCGATGAGTCCAACAGCCCGGCGCGGATGCCAGACTCGCGAAGCCGCTGGCAGGCCATCTGGCGGCTGCGCGAGGTGCTCGAGGAAGTCGCGCACAGCCACCCCGACGGTCCACTCGGCTTCTCCACCGAGGACGAGAGCACCATGTCGGCGCTCACCTCCGCGCTCGGCAAGCCGCTGCGTTTCTCCGTCGTGGCGCCGGAGGGCATGGTGTCACGACAAGGAGACCGGGACGTGCTGGTGGTGGAAGAGCCCTGGTGGGCGGAGGCGCTGCGCAGCGCCTCCGGCATCCGCCACACGCCCAGTGGCCTTGCCTGA
- a CDS encoding DUF2267 domain-containing protein → MPNDREQGKGAPQGGERQASRRDTPIEVRRRLRHESRTSQTYAAFLQHLCERGGMSPAVAEKAAVSVLCALEQRILSEEASDLEDQLPRKLTLLLHRCEKHEDELPPKFHREHLLRRVGEDLSLQPAAVEPVVRAVMDAVRDQITEGEVEDVMGQLPPDIRDLWTRTV, encoded by the coding sequence ATGCCCAATGACCGTGAGCAAGGAAAGGGCGCTCCGCAGGGCGGCGAGCGTCAAGCCAGCCGCCGGGATACGCCCATCGAGGTTCGCCGGAGGTTGCGCCACGAGTCGCGCACGAGCCAGACGTACGCGGCCTTCCTCCAGCATCTGTGCGAGCGGGGCGGCATGTCCCCCGCGGTGGCGGAGAAGGCCGCCGTATCCGTCCTCTGCGCACTGGAACAGCGGATTCTCAGCGAGGAGGCAAGCGACCTGGAGGACCAGCTTCCCCGCAAGCTGACGCTGCTGTTGCACCGTTGCGAGAAGCACGAGGACGAGCTGCCGCCCAAGTTCCACCGAGAGCACCTGCTGCGCCGCGTGGGCGAGGACTTGAGCCTTCAGCCGGCCGCCGTGGAGCCCGTGGTGCGGGCGGTGATGGACGCGGTCCGCGACCAGATTACCGAAGGGGAGGTGGAGGACGTCATGGGCCAACTCCCTCCGGACATTCGCGACCTCTGGACGCGGACGGTGTAA